A genomic stretch from Candidatus Methanomassiliicoccus intestinalis Issoire-Mx1 includes:
- a CDS encoding M48 family metallopeptidase gives METLEICGIEVEIERKKIKNLRMYVHPPYGNVTISAPLKMSDETIIRFVTSKIDWIEKHQSKFQKQKSKACRYTNGDEINIWGKKYPLTIIPSETKSFIVSGDNALLLIDESSTFEQREKVVNVWYKNQLEPIMLETAKRWENIIGVKASSYIIRNMHTRWGNCNTSTKRICINLQLAKKSPEFLEYVVIHELCHLLEGSHNEVFKLYMDKYLPDWRALRKKLNEEPIGTF, from the coding sequence ATGGAAACTCTTGAAATTTGCGGCATAGAGGTGGAAATAGAAAGGAAGAAAATCAAAAATCTTCGCATGTATGTTCATCCACCTTACGGAAATGTGACGATATCTGCACCTCTTAAAATGAGTGATGAAACGATTATAAGATTTGTAACTTCAAAGATAGATTGGATAGAAAAACATCAATCCAAATTTCAAAAACAGAAATCAAAAGCATGCCGTTACACAAATGGAGATGAAATAAACATCTGGGGAAAGAAATACCCATTGACAATTATTCCTTCAGAGACTAAAAGTTTCATAGTCAGCGGAGATAATGCTCTTCTACTGATTGATGAAAGCAGTACTTTCGAACAAAGAGAAAAGGTTGTAAATGTTTGGTATAAAAATCAGCTGGAACCAATAATGCTTGAAACCGCAAAAAGATGGGAGAACATAATCGGCGTAAAAGCTAGTTCATACATCATCAGAAATATGCACACCAGATGGGGGAACTGTAACACATCCACCAAGCGAATCTGCATCAATCTGCAGCTTGCTAAAAAATCACCGGAATTTTTAGAGTACGTAGTAATTCATGAACTGTGTCACCTTCTGGAGGGCAGCCATAATGAAGTTTTCAAATTATACATGGATAAATATCTGCCTGACTGGAGAGCATTAAGGAAAAAATTAAATGAAGAACCCATAGGGACTTTTTAA
- a CDS encoding catalase, which yields MISSKKLTNEVGAPVAENEHSLTAGPRGPVMLQDVWLLEKLAHFDREVIPERRMHAKGSGAYGTFTVTHDITEYTKAKVFEPGKKTDVFVRFSTVAGERGAADAERDIRGFACKFYTEEGNWDLVGNNTPTFFIRDVHDFPDLNRAVKRDPRTNMRSAQNNWDFWTMLPETFHQTTIVMSDRGIPASFRNMHVYGEHTFSFYNAKNERVWCKFHLHTQQGIKNLTDAEAEELIGRDRESHCRDLYEAIERGEYPRWTMYVQIMTEEQARNHYENPFDITKVWKHAEFPLHEVGVLELNRNPENYFAEVEQAAFTPAHVVPGIGFSPDKFLQGRLFVYGDAQRYRLGVNYNQIPVNRAKCEVHDYHRDGMMRVDGNYGGAPAYTPNSLGEWAAQPEVMEPPLDLSGAMYAFDPKDDPTDNCFRQGGDLYRLMTEDKRALLIENTARNIAPVTPNIKYRHAVHCYLADEEYGKRITEAMGLNFEKVKELSKLSNAELIKATLDQKMQ from the coding sequence ATCATATCTTCTAAAAAGTTAACAAATGAGGTCGGAGCTCCAGTAGCTGAGAATGAACATTCATTAACTGCCGGACCTCGCGGACCTGTGATGCTGCAAGATGTCTGGCTGTTAGAAAAACTAGCACATTTTGACAGAGAAGTAATTCCCGAAAGACGCATGCACGCTAAAGGCAGCGGGGCATATGGTACGTTTACAGTAACACATGACATTACTGAATACACAAAAGCTAAAGTTTTTGAACCGGGAAAGAAAACAGATGTCTTCGTCAGATTTTCTACTGTAGCAGGAGAAAGAGGTGCTGCAGATGCCGAACGTGATATCAGAGGATTCGCCTGTAAATTCTACACTGAAGAGGGAAACTGGGATTTGGTAGGAAACAACACACCAACCTTTTTCATAAGAGATGTGCACGATTTCCCAGATTTAAACAGAGCTGTAAAGAGAGATCCCCGTACAAATATGCGTTCAGCGCAGAATAACTGGGACTTCTGGACCATGCTTCCTGAAACATTCCATCAGACAACAATTGTAATGTCTGACCGCGGCATACCAGCATCATTCAGAAATATGCATGTTTACGGCGAGCACACTTTCAGTTTTTACAATGCTAAAAATGAACGCGTCTGGTGTAAATTCCATCTTCATACTCAGCAGGGAATTAAGAACCTTACTGATGCTGAGGCAGAAGAATTAATCGGCAGAGACAGGGAAAGCCACTGCCGGGATTTGTATGAAGCTATAGAACGCGGCGAATATCCACGCTGGACCATGTATGTACAGATCATGACTGAAGAGCAGGCCAGGAATCATTATGAGAATCCGTTTGACATCACCAAGGTCTGGAAACATGCAGAGTTCCCGCTTCATGAAGTTGGTGTTTTGGAACTCAACAGGAATCCTGAAAATTATTTTGCAGAGGTAGAACAGGCTGCATTCACACCAGCTCATGTCGTACCTGGAATTGGTTTCTCACCTGATAAATTCCTGCAGGGACGTCTTTTCGTTTATGGAGATGCCCAGCGTTACCGTCTTGGTGTGAATTACAATCAGATTCCGGTCAATAGAGCAAAATGTGAGGTTCATGATTACCACAGAGATGGAATGATGCGCGTTGATGGAAACTATGGCGGTGCTCCTGCATACACACCTAACAGCTTAGGTGAATGGGCTGCCCAGCCAGAAGTTATGGAGCCGCCGTTAGATCTCAGTGGAGCAATGTATGCATTTGATCCAAAGGATGATCCTACTGACAACTGCTTCCGCCAAGGTGGAGATTTATACCGTTTGATGACAGAAGATAAACGTGCGTTACTGATCGAGAATACTGCACGCAATATTGCACCAGTAACTCCGAATATCAAGTACCGCCATGCCGTCCACTGTTATCTGGCAGATGAAGAGTATGGAAAACGCATCACGGAAGCCATGGGACTGAATTTTGAGAAAGTCAAAGAACTTTCAAAACTGTCCAACGCTGAACTGATAAAAGCTACATTAGATCAGAAAATGCAGTAA
- a CDS encoding SPL family radical SAM protein, which translates to MHYVQAKGILSAKNGMNLYRGCSHGCIYCDSRSSCYHMDHQFEDIEVKENAIELLDAALKHKKKKCMIGTGSMTDPYIPLEAELGNVRKALTLAYKYGFGFTLITKSNLILRDIDLLDKINKKTKCVVQMTMTTYDEELCKKIEPNVSTTKERFEVLKRMRDAGIPTVVWLCPILPFINDTYENISGILDYCIEAKVHGIICFGMGLTLREGNREYFYSQLDKLFPRLKEKYVSAFGNQYSIGSPHNHELMSLFHSTCEQNGILHDNNQIFEYLNLFEEKSTGRQLSLFD; encoded by the coding sequence ATGCACTATGTCCAGGCAAAGGGGATATTATCTGCTAAAAATGGAATGAATCTCTATCGCGGATGTTCTCATGGTTGTATATACTGTGATTCAAGAAGCAGCTGTTATCACATGGATCATCAGTTCGAGGATATTGAAGTTAAAGAGAACGCTATTGAACTGTTGGATGCCGCCCTTAAGCATAAGAAGAAAAAATGTATGATTGGTACGGGATCAATGACTGATCCATATATTCCTCTGGAAGCAGAACTGGGTAATGTCAGAAAGGCTCTGACTCTGGCATATAAATATGGGTTTGGTTTTACATTAATTACAAAATCAAATCTTATTCTGAGAGATATTGACCTGTTAGACAAAATCAATAAAAAAACAAAATGCGTAGTGCAAATGACTATGACTACGTATGACGAAGAACTTTGTAAAAAAATAGAGCCCAATGTCAGCACCACAAAGGAACGTTTTGAAGTATTGAAGCGAATGCGTGATGCAGGAATACCCACCGTAGTATGGCTCTGTCCAATACTTCCGTTTATTAACGATACTTATGAGAATATATCTGGGATTTTGGATTACTGCATAGAAGCAAAGGTGCACGGCATCATCTGTTTTGGCATGGGATTAACGCTCAGGGAAGGAAACAGGGAGTATTTTTACAGCCAGCTGGACAAACTGTTTCCACGTCTTAAAGAAAAGTATGTCAGTGCATTTGGCAACCAGTATTCAATCGGCAGCCCGCATAATCATGAACTGATGAGTTTGTTCCATAGTACATGTGAACAAAACGGCATCCTCCATGACAATAATCAGATATTTGAATACCTGAATCTATTCGAAGAAAAATCAACAGGCAGACAACTAAGTCTGTTTGATTGA